From a single Adhaeribacter swui genomic region:
- a CDS encoding YpdA family putative bacillithiol disulfide reductase: protein MMDSPVLDILIIGAGPIGLACGLEAKKAGYSYLIVEKGCLVNSLYKYPLNMTFFSTADRLEIGGIPFASIQPKPNRPEALEYYRRVTDSQALNVNLFEEVTALGESEGIYQITTSKSTYRAKHVIIAIGFYDVPNLLNIPGEGLPNVRHYYFDPHFYYKQKIVVIGANNSAADVALETYRKGADVTMVIREAELGRIKYWTKPDLENRIQEGSIKAYFQSHLTVIRENEVDVQTPAGLVTLPNDYVLAMTGYQPQFYLLEKFGITLSSDLRRHPFYNPDTMETNRKNVFLAGVICGGMDTHIWFIENSREHAVKIIRHIQAQTQAG from the coding sequence ATGATGGATTCTCCTGTTTTAGATATTTTAATTATTGGTGCCGGTCCTATTGGGCTGGCTTGTGGGCTGGAAGCTAAAAAAGCCGGCTATTCGTACCTGATCGTGGAAAAAGGTTGCCTGGTAAATTCCTTATATAAATACCCTTTAAACATGACCTTTTTCTCTACTGCCGACCGGCTGGAGATTGGCGGTATTCCTTTTGCTTCCATTCAGCCTAAACCTAACCGGCCCGAAGCCCTGGAGTATTACCGCCGGGTAACCGATTCACAAGCGCTAAACGTAAATTTATTCGAAGAAGTAACCGCCTTAGGCGAATCAGAGGGTATTTATCAAATTACAACGTCCAAAAGTACTTACCGGGCCAAACACGTAATTATTGCCATCGGCTTTTACGACGTACCCAACCTGTTAAACATTCCCGGCGAAGGTTTACCTAATGTCCGGCATTATTACTTCGACCCGCATTTTTACTACAAACAGAAAATTGTGGTAATTGGGGCCAATAACTCCGCCGCCGATGTAGCCCTGGAAACTTACCGCAAAGGTGCCGACGTAACCATGGTCATCCGCGAAGCCGAACTGGGTCGCATTAAATACTGGACCAAACCCGACCTCGAAAACCGCATTCAGGAAGGTTCCATTAAAGCTTACTTTCAATCGCACCTTACGGTAATCCGGGAAAACGAAGTAGATGTACAAACCCCCGCCGGGCTGGTTACTTTACCGAATGATTATGTCTTAGCCATGACCGGCTACCAGCCGCAGTTCTATTTACTCGAAAAGTTCGGCATTACCTTATCCTCGGACTTAAGACGCCATCCTTTCTATAACCCCGATACCATGGAAACGAATCGCAAAAACGTGTTTCTGGCCGGGGTTATTTGCGGCGGCATGGATACCCACATCTGGTTTATCGAAAATTCCCGCGAGCACGCCGTTAAAATTATCCGGCACATTCAGGCGCAAACGCAAGCTGGGTAA